A stretch of the Nosocomiicoccus ampullae genome encodes the following:
- a CDS encoding BrxA/BrxB family bacilliredoxin translates to MDLDFKIYMEDLVENARKELTDVGYEQLLTPEEVNEALDKEGTALVMINSVCGCAGGIARPAAIHSLNFDKKPTHLYTVFAGQEKDATEAVRERTPDFLPSSPSFAFFKDGKVVDMIERHEIEGHDVMSVITDLQAWFMEHGDDI, encoded by the coding sequence ATGGATTTAGATTTCAAAATATACATGGAAGATTTAGTAGAAAATGCTAGAAAAGAATTAACAGATGTTGGATACGAGCAACTTCTAACACCTGAGGAGGTAAATGAAGCGCTCGACAAAGAGGGTACTGCCCTTGTGATGATTAACTCAGTATGTGGATGTGCAGGTGGTATCGCAAGACCAGCGGCAATTCACTCACTAAACTTTGATAAAAAACCTACTCATTTATATACAGTGTTCGCTGGACAAGAAAAAGATGCGACTGAGGCAGTTCGTGAACGCACTCCAGACTTTTTACCTTCATCTCCAAGTTTTGCGTTTTTCAAAGACGGAAAAGTGGTAGATATGATAGAGAGACATGAAATTGAAGGACATGACGTAATGAGTGTTATTACGGATCTTCAAGCATGGTTCATGGAACACGGTGATGATATTTAA
- a CDS encoding M20/M25/M40 family metallo-hydrolase: protein MNKERVVELLKELVQIDSESGEEREIADYLFSLFDELELKGFEDDTQEKTGYGAGNLFFTLEGNKNIEPICFMVHMDTVKPGKGVKPEVRDGYMYSDGSTILGSDDKAGVAAVIEAVRTIKESNIPHGDIEVIVTVGEETGLVGAKAFDTSVVKSKIGYAVDGTGQVGTIVNRAPAQNKIEAHIHGKKAHAGIEPEVGVSAINIAAEAISNMTLGRVDDVTTANVGLIKGGEATNIVADNAYILLEARSLEEDKLAKQTAHIESKLKEAAHKLGGEVDVDIDFMYPALHSKEDSDAVKLASDAAVKIDREPNIIALGGGSDGNIFAGQGIDTVILGLGYEEIHTTSERMPLEELYKITELIIKMVELQATK, encoded by the coding sequence ATGAACAAAGAAAGAGTAGTAGAACTGTTGAAAGAATTAGTTCAAATTGATTCTGAATCAGGTGAGGAACGAGAGATTGCAGATTATCTATTTTCTTTATTTGATGAATTAGAACTTAAAGGTTTTGAAGATGACACACAAGAAAAAACTGGTTACGGTGCAGGTAACTTATTTTTTACGTTAGAAGGTAACAAAAACATCGAACCAATTTGTTTTATGGTTCATATGGACACAGTAAAACCAGGTAAAGGTGTTAAACCTGAAGTTAGAGATGGTTATATGTATTCTGATGGTTCAACAATTTTAGGTTCTGATGATAAAGCTGGAGTTGCAGCTGTAATAGAAGCAGTACGTACGATTAAAGAAAGTAACATTCCACATGGTGACATCGAAGTAATTGTAACTGTTGGAGAAGAAACAGGACTTGTTGGGGCTAAAGCATTTGATACTTCAGTTGTTAAAAGTAAAATCGGATATGCTGTGGACGGAACAGGGCAAGTAGGTACAATTGTAAACCGTGCACCTGCACAAAATAAAATTGAAGCTCATATTCACGGTAAAAAAGCACACGCAGGAATTGAACCAGAAGTCGGGGTTTCAGCAATTAACATCGCAGCTGAAGCAATTAGTAATATGACACTTGGACGAGTAGATGACGTTACTACAGCAAACGTAGGACTTATTAAAGGTGGAGAAGCAACAAATATCGTTGCAGACAATGCATATATTCTTTTAGAAGCGAGAAGTCTTGAAGAAGATAAACTCGCTAAACAAACAGCACATATCGAATCTAAATTAAAAGAAGCTGCTCATAAACTTGGTGGAGAAGTTGATGTTGATATTGACTTTATGTATCCAGCACTTCACTCTAAAGAAGATTCAGACGCTGTGAAACTTGCATCAGATGCAGCTGTAAAAATAGATCGTGAGCCAAATATTATCGCTTTAGGTGGCGGTAGCGACGGTAACATTTTTGCTGGTCAAGGTATCGACACAGTTATTTTAGGTCTAGGTTATGAAGAGATTCATACAACATCAGAAAGAATGCCACTTGAAGAATTATATAAAATTACAGAACTAATAATTAAAATGGTTGAATTACAAGCAACTAAATAA
- a CDS encoding effector binding domain-containing protein: MDSIHFIEQFIVFIEDHLREDINFDEVLMDMDVESKSFLTLFNALVGMSPTDYQKRRQLSEIALEVYEGHRRLTDIIKYYNHKDLAKFKSDYQKEFGISVYDTDKYIDKISLQHRVSFEINPTTKREPFSEMRSLEGVRLIGVEEFFNMNDYNHKKKMRYLNYLLNSGIIAEILKHNNGSFKGLFIMERYSYGDIQVFVGTASDMNTPFNSTYIPAGDYQIFETDGKVSTEIKSLYEYIFRRWLVKENNDLDLTFSIELIKGLTHSIDDPSIIQVWQPYIE; encoded by the coding sequence GTGGATTCTATACATTTTATTGAGCAGTTTATTGTTTTTATAGAAGATCATTTACGTGAAGATATTAATTTTGACGAAGTATTGATGGATATGGATGTTGAATCAAAAAGTTTTTTAACTTTATTTAATGCATTAGTTGGTATGTCACCGACTGATTATCAAAAACGTCGTCAACTTTCAGAAATCGCATTAGAGGTTTACGAGGGACATCGACGTCTGACAGACATTATAAAATATTATAACCATAAAGATTTAGCAAAATTTAAAAGTGACTATCAAAAAGAATTCGGTATTAGTGTTTATGATACCGATAAATATATAGATAAAATATCACTTCAACATAGAGTTTCATTTGAAATTAACCCAACGACTAAACGAGAGCCGTTTTCTGAAATGCGTTCACTTGAAGGGGTTAGGTTAATCGGTGTGGAAGAATTTTTTAATATGAATGATTATAATCATAAAAAGAAAATGAGATATTTAAACTACCTTTTAAATAGTGGCATTATCGCTGAAATTTTAAAACATAATAATGGATCATTTAAAGGGTTATTTATAATGGAGAGATATAGCTACGGAGATATACAAGTATTTGTCGGAACTGCTTCTGATATGAACACACCGTTTAATTCGACATATATTCCAGCAGGTGATTATCAAATTTTTGAAACAGACGGAAAAGTGTCGACTGAAATAAAAAGTTTATACGAATATATTTTTAGAAGATGGCTCGTTAAAGAAAACAACGATTTAGATCTCACTTTTTCAATTGAACTGATAAAAGGTTTAACACATTCTATCGATGATCCTTCAATTATTCAAGTGTGGCAGCCATATATAGAGTAA
- the rnz gene encoding ribonuclease Z — protein MYINILGSAAGLPSKTRKTQSIILDMVNEINEYFLIDVGEALQHQLLKTSIKPSKINHVFITHLHGDHIYGLPGFLSSRAHQGGEGKPLTVYGPKGLKEWLDITFSVSETTLNYPVDFIEISDGDQFKVKNVDITLKKLNHNIDSFLYIFKEENQKGALNVDKLKSEGIQPGPIYSEIKESETFMYNNKVYFTKDFLGPEIKGRKIAIHGDTRPVEDINYLNLINHSDCIIHEATFLDYEYEKANDYYHSEIHKVLDIQKDLNVKKYIFTHISNRYEEDFLRQFINNLPNDILIAHDFLKVEIPRKI, from the coding sequence ATGTATATAAATATATTAGGTTCTGCGGCAGGACTCCCATCAAAAACTCGTAAAACTCAGTCAATCATTTTAGATATGGTAAATGAGATTAACGAGTATTTTTTAATCGATGTCGGAGAAGCATTGCAACATCAGTTACTAAAAACATCTATTAAACCATCAAAAATCAACCATGTATTTATTACTCACTTACATGGTGATCATATATATGGCTTACCAGGATTTTTATCAAGTCGTGCGCATCAAGGTGGAGAAGGTAAACCACTCACAGTTTATGGACCAAAAGGTCTAAAAGAATGGTTAGATATTACATTTTCAGTTAGTGAAACGACTTTAAATTATCCAGTAGATTTTATCGAAATTAGTGATGGAGATCAGTTTAAAGTTAAAAACGTAGACATTACTTTAAAAAAATTAAATCATAATATTGACAGTTTCTTATATATTTTCAAAGAAGAAAATCAAAAAGGTGCTTTAAATGTTGATAAATTAAAATCTGAAGGAATTCAACCTGGTCCAATTTACAGTGAAATTAAAGAAAGTGAAACTTTTATGTATAACAATAAAGTTTACTTCACAAAAGACTTTTTAGGACCAGAAATTAAAGGAAGAAAAATTGCGATTCATGGTGATACAAGACCTGTAGAAGACATCAATTATTTAAATTTAATTAATCATTCAGATTGCATTATCCATGAGGCAACATTTTTAGATTATGAATACGAAAAAGCGAATGATTATTATCATTCTGAAATTCATAAAGTACTTGATATTCAAAAAGATTTGAATGTTAAAAAATATATTTTCACACATATAAGTAATAGGTATGAAGAAGATTTTTTAAGACAGTTTATAAATAACCTTCCAAACGATATTTTAATCGCACATGACTTTTTAAAAGTTGAAATTCCAAGAAAGATATAG
- a CDS encoding aldo/keto reductase → MKYFVTKDNQSISQFALGCMTLPLDNREELSDIIRLSFEEGINYFDTADLYQYGKNEAVIGSFLYDYGQFFDYIIGTKVGNEFDSALREKIRWNPNGEYIKQAVNQSKLRLSRDVIDLLMLHGGTIHDNMDDTISAFESLKNDGHIKSYGISTTRKNVIDYYKENSNLSVLMTPLNIIDNRGEEYLDDNYTFLARGPLMQGLLTEEYDDALKTKFKHGYMGYSVEELREIIIMIREYGYPLEEIAYKYLIDKNVVIVQGVSSVAQLKKNLRHYYNAESIPDEVVDEIRSKIKTKRYKNNRQMENIKKVQPDNKRKAFRIGKKNSR, encoded by the coding sequence TTGAAATATTTTGTAACGAAAGATAACCAGTCCATTTCTCAATTTGCTTTAGGATGTATGACTCTACCACTTGATAATCGTGAAGAGTTAAGTGACATTATTAGATTATCCTTTGAAGAGGGAATAAACTACTTTGATACAGCCGATTTATACCAATATGGTAAAAACGAAGCTGTCATTGGCTCATTTCTATATGACTATGGTCAATTTTTTGACTATATAATCGGGACAAAAGTCGGAAATGAATTCGATTCAGCATTAAGAGAAAAAATTAGATGGAATCCTAATGGCGAATATATTAAACAAGCGGTTAATCAGTCTAAACTTAGACTATCTAGAGATGTTATTGATTTATTAATGCTGCATGGTGGAACAATACACGATAACATGGATGATACGATTTCAGCGTTCGAATCTTTAAAAAATGATGGTCATATTAAAAGTTATGGAATATCGACAACGAGAAAAAATGTCATCGACTATTATAAAGAAAATAGTAATCTTTCTGTTTTAATGACACCGCTAAATATTATCGATAATCGAGGCGAAGAATACTTAGACGATAATTATACATTTTTAGCACGAGGACCACTTATGCAAGGCCTTTTAACAGAAGAGTATGATGATGCGTTAAAAACAAAATTTAAACATGGTTATATGGGATATTCTGTCGAAGAATTAAGAGAAATTATCATTATGATAAGAGAATACGGTTATCCACTTGAAGAGATTGCGTATAAATATTTAATTGATAAAAATGTGGTTATCGTTCAAGGTGTTAGCAGTGTCGCTCAATTAAAGAAAAATTTACGACATTACTACAATGCTGAAAGTATTCCTGATGAGGTTGTTGATGAAATCCGCTCTAAAATTAAAACAAAACGATATAAAAATAATCGTCAAATGGAAAATATTAAAAAGGTACAGCCGGATAATAAAAGAAAAGCTTTTAGAATTGGAAAGAAAAATAGTCGCTAA
- a CDS encoding NUDIX hydrolase, protein MNQNNKQLIEKKLSNESIYNGKIIDVNVYDVELPNGETSKREVVYHQGAVGIIAVHDGYMYFVKQYRIATEEVLLEIPAGKIEPEDDAEKTAFKELKEETGLVAEDVRKLHEFYVSPGFSNEKIHLFEAKGLSLDQQQLDEDEFLELEKIELSQLEEKLINGAFRDAKTVIGVQHVLYSNDYK, encoded by the coding sequence ATGAATCAAAATAATAAGCAATTAATTGAGAAGAAGTTATCTAATGAAAGCATTTATAACGGTAAGATTATCGACGTTAATGTTTACGACGTAGAACTTCCAAATGGTGAAACGAGTAAACGTGAAGTCGTATATCATCAAGGTGCTGTTGGAATAATTGCAGTGCATGATGGTTATATGTATTTCGTAAAACAGTATCGAATCGCAACTGAAGAAGTGTTACTTGAAATTCCTGCAGGAAAAATTGAGCCAGAAGACGATGCAGAGAAAACGGCATTTAAAGAATTAAAAGAAGAAACTGGACTGGTGGCAGAAGATGTAAGAAAACTTCATGAGTTTTATGTTTCTCCTGGATTCTCAAATGAGAAAATTCATTTATTTGAAGCAAAAGGTCTATCTTTAGATCAGCAACAATTAGATGAAGATGAGTTTTTAGAACTGGAGAAAATTGAATTATCTCAATTAGAAGAGAAACTGATAAACGGTGCTTTTAGAGATGCAAAAACAGTGATTGGTGTACAACATGTTCTATATTCAAATGATTATAAATAA
- a CDS encoding Fur family transcriptional regulator: MNTVKEQLHKSGYKLTPQREVTLSVLLENKSKHLSAEDIFQRVKEQYPEIGLATVYRTLELLYDLKIIDKANFGDGVSRYDFKQSGAKHYNHHLICVNCGKVIEVEDDLLYDVEKIVEHDYKFKVLNHRLTFHGVCRECQLKDESNE, from the coding sequence ATGAATACAGTAAAAGAACAATTGCATAAATCAGGTTATAAACTCACACCTCAAAGAGAAGTGACACTTAGTGTTCTATTAGAGAATAAAAGTAAACATTTAAGTGCGGAAGATATATTTCAGCGTGTAAAAGAGCAATATCCAGAAATAGGACTTGCGACAGTTTATAGAACGCTAGAGTTACTTTACGATTTAAAAATTATTGATAAAGCAAACTTCGGTGATGGTGTGTCCCGTTATGATTTTAAACAATCAGGTGCAAAACATTACAACCATCACTTAATTTGTGTAAATTGTGGTAAAGTCATTGAAGTTGAAGATGATTTACTTTATGACGTTGAAAAAATAGTCGAACATGATTATAAATTTAAAGTTTTAAACCATCGTTTAACTTTTCATGGTGTTTGTAGAGAGTGTCAATTA